One Thermococcus kodakarensis KOD1 genomic window carries:
- a CDS encoding M48 family metallopeptidase: MIPLIVALEVLLLYLSLGAVGIAATLLAALALVTMYLMANRGGANSGLIPLDESEMKWLHEGIVEMSKKAGTKVPAVYLQDDYIPNAYSFGGNIVLSLGLFEVLDEDEILAVAAHELGHIKNGDTKLFPMVTYGRYLMLITTILLMIGGNLAVRIIAPLLYISYEASRISLMKKREFMADDTALRLLPTPMSLKRALEEMKYYEDLRADVKINALPSIEPSIERDQGPKWVSFVETHPSYEERITRITMYITNLNKRLQ, translated from the coding sequence ATGATACCCCTCATAGTAGCCCTCGAGGTGCTGTTGCTGTACCTATCTCTAGGAGCGGTGGGAATAGCGGCTACACTTCTCGCCGCACTAGCCCTTGTGACCATGTACCTAATGGCGAACAGAGGTGGGGCTAATAGCGGGCTCATACCGCTGGATGAAAGCGAAATGAAGTGGCTCCACGAGGGCATAGTGGAGATGTCAAAAAAGGCTGGAACAAAAGTCCCAGCTGTGTACCTTCAGGATGACTACATCCCCAACGCATACTCCTTCGGTGGAAATATCGTCCTCTCGTTGGGGCTCTTTGAGGTTCTGGATGAGGATGAAATCCTGGCAGTAGCCGCACACGAGCTCGGCCACATAAAAAACGGGGACACAAAGCTGTTCCCAATGGTCACGTACGGACGGTATCTAATGCTCATAACGACTATTCTGCTGATGATCGGCGGAAACCTTGCGGTCAGGATAATCGCTCCCTTGCTGTACATTTCTTACGAGGCCTCAAGAATAAGCCTCATGAAAAAGAGAGAGTTTATGGCCGACGACACTGCACTGAGGCTGCTACCTACTCCAATGAGCCTCAAAAGGGCGCTCGAAGAGATGAAGTACTACGAAGACCTAAGAGCCGATGTAAAGATCAACGCCCTGCCGAGTATTGAACCCAGTATAGAGAGAGACCAAGGGCCTAAGTGGGTATCCTTTGTCGAGACCCATCCCTCCTATGAGGAGAGGATAACGAGAATCACGATGTATATTACAAACCTCAACAAACGCCTCCAGTGA
- a CDS encoding HAD-IA family hydrolase — protein sequence MDIRLVVFDLDGTLIGAPKAFSEVKEELRKRLLERGISEELIGDLTPMYETLIEISEKTGIPFDELHSIQVELETERMKDAFLFKGVRESLEFLREKGIRMAVVTRSSRDAALFALQKTGIADYFDVIVAREDVPPDQLKPNGGQIKRVLDALGVPPEKTLVVGDHGYDVIAAKNAGALSLLVTSHDAGRMSFSVEATPNFEIPTMEHFIPLMGRLLSSYVVVPAYNEEKTIGSVLTDLLRYFRREEIVVVNDGSKDRTEEIARSFGVHVLTHLVNRGLGGALGTGLAYAVRKGAKMILTFDADGQHLIGDALKVMKPVAEGKADFAVGSRLKGDTSQMPFIKKFGNFVLDFITALFARKYVSDSQSGLRCFSGECAAKIKITCDRYAVSSEIIIEAVKNGCRIVEVPIKAVYTEYSMRKGTNVLEGVKIALNLLFDKLR from the coding sequence ATGGACATCAGACTGGTGGTCTTTGACCTCGACGGCACGCTGATCGGTGCCCCAAAGGCGTTCTCAGAAGTCAAGGAGGAGCTTAGAAAAAGGCTCCTGGAGAGGGGCATAAGCGAAGAGCTTATTGGAGACCTAACGCCCATGTACGAGACTCTGATCGAGATCTCTGAGAAAACGGGTATCCCCTTTGATGAACTCCATTCAATCCAGGTCGAGCTTGAGACCGAGAGGATGAAGGACGCCTTTCTCTTCAAAGGTGTTCGTGAGTCCCTAGAGTTCTTGAGGGAGAAAGGAATCAGGATGGCGGTTGTAACCAGGAGTTCAAGGGATGCCGCCCTATTTGCCCTCCAGAAAACTGGCATTGCTGACTACTTTGACGTTATTGTGGCAAGAGAAGATGTTCCCCCAGACCAGTTGAAGCCAAATGGGGGGCAAATAAAGCGGGTTCTGGATGCCCTTGGAGTTCCCCCCGAGAAGACCTTGGTTGTGGGTGATCACGGCTACGACGTCATAGCCGCGAAAAACGCGGGTGCACTCAGCCTCTTGGTGACGTCCCACGATGCAGGAAGGATGAGTTTCTCGGTTGAGGCTACTCCCAATTTCGAAATTCCCACTATGGAACACTTTATTCCGTTAATGGGGCGGTTGCTGTCGAGCTACGTCGTTGTTCCCGCTTACAACGAGGAGAAAACAATAGGCTCGGTTCTCACCGACCTCCTGCGTTATTTCAGGCGTGAAGAAATAGTCGTTGTCAACGATGGTTCGAAGGACAGAACTGAAGAGATAGCGAGGTCCTTCGGTGTCCACGTTCTCACCCATCTCGTGAACAGAGGCCTTGGTGGGGCGCTCGGTACGGGGCTCGCTTACGCGGTAAGGAAGGGCGCTAAAATGATTCTTACCTTCGATGCCGACGGTCAGCACTTGATAGGCGATGCATTGAAGGTCATGAAGCCCGTTGCGGAGGGAAAAGCGGACTTTGCAGTCGGTTCCCGCCTTAAAGGAGACACCAGTCAGATGCCCTTTATCAAAAAGTTTGGAAACTTCGTCCTCGATTTCATAACTGCACTGTTTGCGCGTAAGTACGTCAGCGACAGCCAGAGCGGGCTCAGATGCTTCAGCGGTGAGTGTGCCGCGAAGATCAAGATTACCTGCGACAGGTATGCTGTTTCAAGCGAGATTATAATTGAAGCAGTTAAAAACGGCTGCAGAATCGTGGAGGTTCCGATAAAGGCCGTCTATACCGAGTACTCGATGAGGAAGGGGACAAACGTCCTTGAGGGTGTTAAGATAGCCCTCAATCTGCTGTTTGACAAACTGAGGTGA
- the cas6 gene encoding CRISPR-associated endoribonuclease Cas6 has product MRIEIKLRPAEVGTILPFNYNYEVYSQLLEKVYLVSPELGKEVESSGVDYFTFSRIMVRKRELIPEAGIRVLSDDVSLYVSSHSADVIHAIAEGFLDDPLLKIKDATFIADDVKVLKEPELKGPVLFSTLSPILVRTVKFVNGRMKVWDLYPDDEMFFDKLRKIMLMRYSSIYGRMPENKEFKIEVLKFKPVRILVRDTYYRSSLMVFKYSGSPELAWLGYETGFGEKTRYGFGMVKVIDSEQGQEGQE; this is encoded by the coding sequence ATGAGGATTGAAATAAAACTCCGACCCGCTGAGGTGGGCACAATTCTTCCGTTTAACTACAACTACGAGGTCTATTCTCAGCTGCTTGAGAAGGTCTATCTGGTTTCTCCCGAACTTGGAAAGGAGGTTGAATCTAGTGGTGTTGACTACTTCACGTTCTCAAGGATAATGGTCAGGAAGAGGGAGCTCATTCCCGAGGCTGGCATTAGAGTTCTCTCCGATGACGTTTCTCTCTACGTCTCCTCCCATTCCGCCGATGTCATCCATGCCATCGCCGAGGGCTTTCTCGATGACCCCCTCCTGAAGATTAAGGATGCCACTTTTATTGCAGATGACGTTAAGGTTCTGAAGGAGCCCGAACTTAAAGGTCCCGTTCTCTTCTCAACGCTCAGTCCGATCCTCGTTAGGACGGTTAAGTTCGTCAACGGCAGGATGAAGGTGTGGGACCTCTATCCCGACGATGAAATGTTCTTTGACAAGCTCAGAAAGATAATGCTCATGCGCTATTCGAGCATTTACGGCAGAATGCCCGAAAACAAGGAGTTCAAAATTGAGGTTCTCAAGTTTAAGCCCGTCCGGATTCTCGTTAGGGATACCTACTACAGGAGCTCCCTTATGGTCTTCAAGTACTCTGGCTCACCCGAGCTGGCCTGGCTGGGATATGAAACGGGGTTTGGTGAAAAGACTCGCTACGGCTTTGGCATGGTTAAAGTAATTGACTCAGAGCAAGGGCAAGAAGGCCAAGAATGA
- a CDS encoding MraY family glycosyltransferase: protein MEAAAPLIALTLSAVLTPYIAGLMKKARIVGRDIHKLTKPEVPEMGGLALLISIGAVSSLIKPEIGLVFLLFGIVGIIDDLAALKQSHKVALSLIVASPVMFFDIPRYVDVFGFPLNLGVIYPIVALLYVVGSANLVNMLAGFNGLEVGTSAIALAFLGVLTDGTARELALIGTAAALGFLWWNRYPARVFPGDTGTLSLGALIGLVAVVGKVEAYGAVLLIPHFLDFVIKAVGVRFGVRKHGRTEVLPDGTLKAPPYPSFLGMIMRKVRVNEPKLVAIVWAIEFILGLLALALSQLL, encoded by the coding sequence ATGGAAGCGGCGGCTCCCCTTATAGCCTTAACTCTCTCGGCGGTACTAACCCCCTACATCGCCGGACTCATGAAAAAGGCGAGGATAGTTGGGAGGGATATACACAAGCTGACCAAACCCGAAGTCCCCGAAATGGGTGGATTGGCACTGCTCATATCTATTGGGGCAGTGTCATCTTTAATCAAACCAGAGATCGGTCTCGTTTTTCTCCTGTTCGGGATAGTGGGAATTATTGATGACCTTGCTGCTTTAAAGCAGTCCCACAAGGTTGCTCTGTCCCTGATAGTCGCTTCACCTGTAATGTTTTTTGACATTCCCCGATACGTTGACGTATTCGGATTCCCCCTTAATCTCGGAGTTATCTATCCCATAGTGGCACTTCTGTACGTGGTGGGCTCAGCGAACCTGGTGAACATGCTAGCGGGCTTCAACGGACTGGAAGTCGGGACGAGCGCGATAGCGCTGGCTTTCCTGGGAGTGCTTACCGACGGAACGGCCAGAGAGCTGGCCCTTATCGGAACTGCTGCAGCTCTAGGCTTTCTCTGGTGGAACAGATATCCAGCCAGGGTATTTCCTGGCGATACTGGAACCCTGAGCCTCGGAGCACTTATTGGACTCGTTGCCGTTGTGGGAAAGGTTGAAGCCTACGGGGCGGTTCTCCTGATACCACACTTTCTTGACTTCGTTATAAAAGCAGTTGGGGTGAGGTTTGGAGTCAGAAAGCATGGAAGAACCGAAGTCTTGCCTGACGGGACGCTAAAGGCACCACCTTATCCAAGCTTTCTGGGGATGATAATGAGAAAAGTGCGCGTGAACGAACCAAAGCTGGTCGCAATAGTGTGGGCCATAGAGTTCATTCTTGGCCTTCTTGCCCTTGCTCTGAGTCAATTACTTTAA
- a CDS encoding deoxycytidylate deaminase, translated as MSKIEIILDHEKAERIKKIRPTKDEYFMLIAKLVSLRATCPRLRVGAVAVKDGYILATGYNGAPRGMDHCIDVGCLIVDGHCHRAVHAEQNVIAMAARKGISLEGATLYVTHFPCDTCFKLLINAGIREIVYEEMYPNEATEILLREAQEKGIVKIRQFKLKKERVRLFLEELFGEDF; from the coding sequence ATGTCGAAGATAGAGATAATCCTCGATCATGAAAAGGCAGAGAGGATAAAGAAGATCAGACCGACCAAGGACGAGTACTTCATGCTGATAGCGAAGCTGGTATCCCTTCGAGCGACCTGTCCGCGGCTTAGAGTTGGAGCGGTCGCAGTGAAAGATGGCTACATCCTCGCGACAGGATACAACGGCGCACCGAGGGGTATGGATCACTGCATTGATGTGGGGTGTCTCATAGTTGACGGCCACTGTCACAGGGCAGTCCACGCCGAGCAGAACGTCATAGCGATGGCGGCAAGGAAGGGCATAAGCCTAGAAGGGGCAACGCTTTACGTCACTCACTTCCCCTGCGACACCTGCTTCAAGCTTCTGATAAACGCGGGCATCAGGGAGATAGTCTACGAAGAAATGTACCCCAACGAGGCCACCGAGATACTCCTGAGAGAGGCACAGGAAAAGGGAATAGTGAAGATCAGACAGTTCAAGCTCAAAAAGGAAAGGGTGAGGCTCTTCCTGGAGGAACTGTTTGGGGAGGACTTTTAG
- a CDS encoding DUF2304 domain-containing protein translates to MYVAQIIALLVLAYLLLRIYRYYSEGRLDWQSVISWALLVLVFVVVAIFPIQVSQTIKDLLGLGRGLDALFVVSIGLLFFIVFDLYLKIDKTEREITELTRKVAIELEEINERLKALEEKVGER, encoded by the coding sequence ATGTATGTGGCTCAGATCATAGCACTGTTAGTTCTCGCGTACCTTCTCCTTAGAATATATCGCTACTACTCAGAAGGACGGCTGGACTGGCAGAGCGTAATATCATGGGCTCTGCTTGTACTGGTGTTTGTAGTCGTTGCGATCTTCCCAATTCAGGTATCCCAGACGATAAAGGATTTGCTGGGTCTTGGGAGGGGGCTCGATGCCCTTTTTGTGGTATCCATAGGCCTACTGTTTTTTATCGTCTTTGACCTCTACCTGAAAATCGACAAGACTGAGAGGGAGATAACCGAGCTGACGAGGAAAGTTGCTATAGAACTCGAAGAGATCAACGAACGGCTCAAGGCACTGGAAGAAAAAGTTGGAGAGCGCTAA
- a CDS encoding BlaI/MecI/CopY family transcriptional regulator — protein MEPHEFKLTEEGIKAVLPPMEAEIMELMWRFKVATAGQVYEELKRKHPEIRRSTVSILMNRLCEKGLLKRTVERGRGGMRYVYSITTTREEFEQKVVKSILDALMNNFREATYAYLSRMKK, from the coding sequence ATGGAACCCCACGAATTCAAGCTCACCGAAGAGGGCATAAAGGCCGTTCTTCCACCGATGGAAGCGGAGATAATGGAGCTTATGTGGCGCTTCAAAGTCGCGACTGCTGGGCAGGTGTATGAAGAGCTGAAGAGGAAACACCCCGAAATCAGAAGATCAACCGTCAGCATACTGATGAACAGACTATGCGAGAAAGGACTGCTGAAGAGAACGGTGGAGCGCGGAAGGGGTGGAATGAGGTATGTTTACTCAATAACAACGACCAGGGAGGAGTTTGAGCAGAAAGTCGTCAAGAGCATACTGGATGCCCTAATGAACAACTTCAGGGAGGCGACCTATGCCTACCTCTCAAGGATGAAAAAGTGA